A genomic window from Massilia sp. METH4 includes:
- a CDS encoding site-specific recombinase — translation MLAILDSIDEHTTGVAALVALVDQLRPRRRGNTIRAAANVRTLTQLLRGNPDHARQLRAYVLRLLKARRHASLYTEVGVLSNDGFFTELKRRIAYRILPPALGDEYLADLLDQVFYKQSDWQWISGVPAMDWMDLFDTLFERRDRTLMLPGMLEAIRTLSYRVAAIGLEPKLTNFHTEMEEFESPFLVQNREVLHYLDGYARMMAGEEVPLDDPRHLMVMLDQCDTVVARIRRKALVQGTTIALTYLLVTLTQSIDRMRKLLFLVDVSGELRAEPSVNLVNGTVGTQPQRAPATRQAQRRAATLSLALELIEAHNNKYTVRDLFRDNIHLLARNVTENASRTGEHYIAENRRELVGMFLSAAGAGLIVGFMALFKILLGTLRAAPLVEAFLFSMNYSLGFVLIHLLHFTVATKQPAMTASHIAASLQSRDGRHIDIDSLAGLINKVFRTQVTAVLGNIATALPTAWLIAWGWQQVTGEHLVSQGKAMHLLHDIDPIHTPALFYAAIAGVCLFLAGLVSGYYDNQALYTRWGRRIAQLRGLNTLLGTERTERLGRYLEHNLGSIMGNFFFGIMLGMASALGLLLGLPIDIRHVTFSSANFATAVVALDHNVSWQLVVTSVTGFLAIGAVNLLVSFGLALWVALRARRIPFEHGFLLLRALGKRLRKSPADFFLGSKEVK, via the coding sequence ATGCTTGCCATCCTCGACAGCATCGATGAACACACGACGGGGGTGGCCGCGCTGGTCGCGCTCGTCGACCAGTTGCGCCCGCGCCGCCGCGGCAACACGATCCGCGCCGCCGCCAATGTGCGCACCCTGACCCAACTGCTGCGCGGCAATCCCGACCACGCACGCCAATTGCGCGCCTATGTGCTGCGCCTGTTGAAGGCGCGCCGGCACGCCAGCCTGTACACCGAGGTGGGCGTGCTATCGAACGACGGCTTCTTCACCGAGCTCAAGCGGCGTATCGCCTACCGCATCCTGCCGCCGGCGCTGGGCGACGAGTACCTGGCCGATCTGCTCGACCAGGTGTTCTACAAGCAAAGCGACTGGCAATGGATCAGCGGCGTGCCCGCCATGGACTGGATGGACCTGTTCGATACGCTGTTCGAACGCCGCGACCGCACCCTGATGCTGCCGGGCATGCTCGAAGCGATTCGCACCCTGTCCTACCGCGTGGCGGCCATCGGCCTGGAACCGAAGCTGACCAACTTCCACACCGAGATGGAGGAATTCGAATCGCCGTTCCTCGTGCAGAACCGCGAAGTGCTGCATTACCTGGACGGCTACGCGCGCATGATGGCCGGCGAGGAGGTGCCGCTGGACGATCCAAGGCACCTGATGGTCATGCTCGACCAGTGCGATACCGTGGTGGCGCGCATCCGGCGCAAGGCCCTCGTGCAGGGCACGACGATCGCGCTGACCTACCTGCTGGTGACGCTGACGCAAAGCATCGACCGCATGCGCAAGCTGCTGTTCCTGGTGGACGTCTCCGGCGAGCTACGCGCCGAGCCCTCGGTCAATCTCGTCAACGGCACTGTCGGCACGCAGCCGCAGCGCGCCCCGGCCACCCGGCAGGCGCAGCGCCGCGCGGCCACGCTGTCGCTGGCGCTGGAACTGATCGAGGCGCACAACAACAAGTACACGGTGCGCGACCTGTTCCGCGACAATATCCACCTGCTGGCCCGCAATGTGACGGAGAACGCCAGCCGCACGGGCGAGCACTATATCGCCGAGAACCGGCGCGAACTGGTCGGCATGTTCCTGTCCGCGGCCGGCGCCGGCCTGATCGTGGGCTTCATGGCCCTGTTCAAGATTTTGCTGGGCACGCTGCGCGCGGCGCCGCTGGTGGAAGCCTTCCTGTTCTCGATGAATTACTCGCTGGGCTTCGTGCTGATCCACCTGCTGCACTTCACGGTGGCGACGAAGCAGCCGGCCATGACGGCGTCGCACATCGCCGCCAGCCTGCAAAGCCGCGACGGCCGGCACATCGACATCGACAGTCTTGCCGGACTCATCAACAAAGTCTTCCGCACCCAGGTCACTGCAGTGTTGGGCAATATCGCCACGGCCCTGCCGACGGCCTGGCTGATCGCCTGGGGCTGGCAGCAGGTGACCGGGGAGCACCTCGTGAGCCAGGGCAAGGCGATGCACTTGCTGCACGACATCGACCCGATCCATACGCCGGCGCTGTTCTATGCCGCGATCGCCGGCGTGTGCCTGTTCCTGGCCGGCCTGGTCTCGGGCTACTACGACAACCAGGCGCTGTACACGCGCTGGGGGCGCCGCATCGCCCAGTTGCGCGGCCTGAACACCCTCCTCGGCACCGAACGCACGGAGCGCCTGGGCCGCTACCTGGAGCACAACCTGGGCAGCATCATGGGCAACTTCTTCTTCGGCATCATGCTGGGCATGGCCAGCGCCCTTGGCCTGCTGTTGGGTTTGCCGATCGATATCCGCCACGTAACTTTCTCGTCGGCCAACTTTGCGACAGCCGTGGTCGCTTTGGACCACAATGTAAGCTGGCAACTGGTCGTGACATCCGTAACGGGATTCCTGGCGATCGGAGCCGTCAACCTGCTGGTCAGTTTCGGCCTTGCTCTGTGGGTGGCGCTACGCGCGCGCCGTATCCCATTCGAGCACGGCTTCCTGTTGCTGCGCGCGCTGGGCAAGCGGCTGCGCAAGTCGCCGGCGGACTTTTTCCTGGGGTCCAAGGAGGTGAAATGA
- a CDS encoding BON domain-containing protein, whose translation MNNLTSPTTVLSGMVLAMLVACASVDVSAPTGVETSDTTLTTNVRTSLANQPGLNPADIMVEAYDGEVRLSGFAGNREEAEKAVAAARSITGVKVVRNDLKVREGQ comes from the coding sequence ATGAACAACCTGACTTCACCTACGACCGTCCTGTCCGGCATGGTGCTGGCGATGCTGGTGGCCTGCGCATCCGTCGATGTGTCGGCCCCGACCGGCGTCGAGACGAGCGACACGACACTGACCACCAATGTGCGGACCAGCCTGGCGAACCAGCCGGGCCTCAACCCGGCCGACATCATGGTGGAAGCCTACGACGGCGAAGTGCGCCTGTCGGGCTTTGCCGGCAACCGCGAGGAAGCGGAGAAGGCGGTGGCGGCGGCGCGCAGCATCACCGGCGTGAAGGTCGTCAGGAACGACCTGAAGGTCAGGGAAGGCCAGTAA
- a CDS encoding Crp/Fnr family transcriptional regulator, with product MNLNFDTAHSDPAPQPVVPNRLLASLPEEDLAQIEALCETVEAEVGEVLYEPGQAIAWIYFPIDALVSLLAVAEGRMTLEVGSVGREGMIGASVALGHRQAQVRAVVQRAGTVLRMAAEDFRREFARIESLQHLLHRYTDTLLAQAIQIAVCSRFHVLEARLARSLLITRDRLQSEKFHLTHEFLAHALGVRRVGVTKAASALQNQKLITYSRGNIEILDSSGLEAVSCGCYELVKENGTIGMGTVFI from the coding sequence ATGAACCTGAACTTTGACACCGCGCACAGCGATCCCGCACCGCAGCCAGTGGTACCGAACCGCCTGCTGGCCAGCCTGCCGGAAGAGGACCTCGCGCAGATCGAGGCCCTGTGTGAAACGGTCGAAGCGGAAGTCGGCGAGGTGCTGTACGAACCGGGGCAGGCGATCGCATGGATCTACTTCCCCATCGATGCGCTGGTGTCGCTGCTCGCAGTGGCGGAAGGCCGCATGACGCTCGAAGTCGGATCGGTTGGCCGCGAAGGCATGATCGGCGCCTCCGTCGCGCTGGGGCACCGGCAGGCGCAGGTGCGCGCCGTGGTACAGCGTGCCGGCACCGTGCTGCGCATGGCGGCCGAGGACTTTCGCAGGGAATTCGCCCGCATCGAATCGCTACAGCACCTGCTGCACCGCTATACCGACACGCTGCTGGCGCAGGCGATCCAGATCGCCGTGTGCAGCCGCTTCCACGTGCTGGAGGCCCGCCTCGCACGCTCGCTGCTGATCACGCGCGACCGCCTGCAATCCGAGAAATTCCACCTCACCCACGAGTTCCTCGCGCATGCGCTCGGCGTGCGCCGCGTCGGCGTCACGAAGGCCGCCAGCGCGTTGCAGAACCAGAAGCTCATCACCTACAGCCGCGGCAACATCGAGATCCTCGATTCGTCCGGGCTGGAAGCGGTGTCGTGCGGTTGCTATGAACTGGTGAAGGAGAACGGGACCATCGGCATGGGTACCGTATTCATCTGA
- a CDS encoding OmpA family protein, with amino-acid sequence MRKGVAVTVAAAMALGATGCANMDATQRGTATGAGVGAGLGAIIGAATGGGGSGRTAGGAVLGAAAGAVVGNIWSKRMESQKQAMEQATRGTGVQVTQTADNRLRMEIPSDISFDTNRADIKDNFRPILDRFATTLNENPATTVTIIGHTDSTGSDTINQPLSVDRASHTRDYLASKGVSPTRIVVEGRGAREPIASNDDNAGRARNRRVEIYVAEPAPRS; translated from the coding sequence ATGCGCAAGGGCGTGGCGGTGACCGTCGCCGCGGCCATGGCACTTGGCGCCACCGGCTGCGCCAATATGGATGCCACGCAGCGCGGCACCGCGACCGGCGCCGGCGTGGGTGCCGGCCTTGGCGCGATCATCGGCGCAGCGACCGGTGGGGGCGGCAGCGGCCGCACGGCCGGTGGCGCCGTGCTGGGCGCGGCGGCCGGCGCCGTAGTCGGCAACATCTGGTCCAAGCGCATGGAAAGCCAGAAGCAGGCCATGGAACAGGCCACGCGCGGCACCGGCGTCCAGGTGACGCAGACGGCGGACAACCGGCTGCGCATGGAAATCCCGAGCGATATCTCGTTCGACACCAACCGCGCCGACATCAAGGACAATTTCCGCCCGATTCTGGACCGCTTCGCCACCACGCTGAACGAGAACCCGGCCACGACGGTGACGATCATCGGCCACACGGACAGCACCGGTTCCGACACGATCAACCAGCCGCTGTCGGTGGACCGCGCCTCGCACACCCGCGACTACCTGGCTTCGAAGGGCGTGTCGCCCACGCGCATCGTGGTGGAAGGCCGCGGCGCACGTGAACCGATCGCGTCGAACGACGACAATGCCGGTCGCGCCCGCAACCGCCGCGTGGAAATCTACGTGGCCGAGCCGGCACCGCGTTCCTGA
- a CDS encoding DUF4398 domain-containing protein, giving the protein MSPRYTVSLLCAAAALLSACASQKAPATADVAVSRAAVENAAQAGAAELAPAELLAAREKMQQANRALADKDYKLARELAQQAEADAKLAQSKATSAKATSAANAVQDNIRVLREELDRANSANQ; this is encoded by the coding sequence ATGAGCCCTCGTTATACCGTGTCGTTGCTGTGCGCTGCTGCCGCCTTGCTGTCGGCCTGCGCCAGCCAGAAAGCTCCGGCCACGGCCGATGTCGCCGTGTCGCGCGCCGCCGTGGAAAATGCCGCGCAGGCTGGCGCCGCCGAACTCGCTCCGGCCGAATTGCTGGCCGCCCGCGAAAAGATGCAGCAGGCAAACCGTGCGCTGGCCGACAAGGATTACAAGCTGGCACGCGAGCTGGCCCAGCAGGCCGAGGCCGATGCCAAGCTGGCCCAGAGCAAGGCCACGTCCGCCAAGGCCACCAGCGCCGCCAATGCGGTGCAGGACAATATCCGTGTCCTGCGTGAAGAACTCGATCGCGCCAACAGCGCCAACCAGTAA
- a CDS encoding lmo0937 family membrane protein, protein MLYTIAVVLIILWLLGLVTSYTIGGFIHILLVVAVIMILLRLISGRGL, encoded by the coding sequence ATGCTCTATACCATTGCCGTAGTACTTATCATCCTTTGGCTGCTTGGCCTGGTGACCTCCTACACCATCGGCGGCTTCATTCATATCCTGCTGGTCGTTGCCGTCATCATGATCCTGCTGCGCCTGATCAGCGGACGAGGCCTGTAG
- a CDS encoding DUF3617 domain-containing protein, which translates to MNMSRLPAALFMAACAHAAHGAALKPGLWEMTSKIAAANPETMQALAMAQQEMAAMPPEQRQAIDQMLARHGVTMQLAEGGGVKVNFCLTKEQAANPRLPSGQPGQCTTTQTPVPAGLNVAFKCSRPQSSGSGQVIFEGDSGYSMRMNVDSTVQGQTQNMTVESTGRWLSSDCGSVPPVR; encoded by the coding sequence ATGAACATGTCACGCCTTCCGGCCGCGCTGTTCATGGCGGCTTGCGCACATGCGGCCCACGGGGCCGCGCTGAAACCGGGGCTGTGGGAAATGACCAGCAAGATCGCCGCCGCCAATCCCGAAACGATGCAGGCGCTGGCCATGGCCCAGCAGGAGATGGCGGCGATGCCGCCGGAGCAGCGCCAGGCCATCGACCAGATGCTGGCCCGGCATGGGGTGACGATGCAACTGGCCGAGGGCGGCGGCGTGAAGGTGAACTTCTGCCTCACGAAAGAACAGGCGGCGAACCCGCGCCTGCCGTCGGGCCAGCCAGGGCAGTGCACCACCACGCAGACACCGGTACCGGCCGGCCTGAACGTCGCGTTCAAATGCAGCCGGCCGCAATCGTCCGGCTCCGGCCAGGTGATCTTCGAAGGCGACAGCGGTTACTCGATGCGCATGAACGTGGACAGCACCGTGCAGGGGCAGACGCAGAACATGACCGTCGAGAGCACGGGGCGGTGGCTTTCATCCGACTGCGGCAGCGTGCCGCCGGTGCGCTGA
- a CDS encoding porin translates to MNTKLMALACLLPVAALAQEPSSIRVYGVLDAGAVSEHDCPNGDCPSTKISPGVSTGSVLGFAGQENLGGDTRAIFTLEAGVRNDTGQSDQGGRLFGSQAYVGLANRWGALTVGRQYDVGYEALAEVADPFHGGTAGTATNLIGNGTKRSDNSIKYRSNVFRGFSASAIYSFGESAFSTSRNRAYGAMIGYQGGLFTLRAAHQRKNNFLQAAGATAPVDLSARNSIVAANMHVTKAATVYAAYAVNKGVGSSPWDQDNPYGALVLASPSTRSNDALAGVSYSSGPATFMVSYIRKDDRTFADQDANQVAVGVTYAMSKRTAFYAAYAKIKDENNAAYRVGNFSEQGKGRSAFNLGLRHAF, encoded by the coding sequence ATGAATACCAAGTTGATGGCACTTGCTTGCCTGTTGCCCGTCGCGGCACTGGCACAGGAACCTTCCTCGATACGCGTCTATGGTGTGCTCGACGCCGGCGCCGTATCCGAGCACGATTGCCCGAACGGCGATTGCCCCAGCACGAAGATCTCGCCCGGCGTATCCACCGGCTCCGTGCTCGGCTTCGCTGGCCAGGAGAACCTCGGCGGCGACACCCGCGCCATCTTCACACTGGAGGCGGGCGTGCGCAACGACACGGGCCAGAGCGACCAGGGTGGCCGCCTGTTCGGCAGCCAGGCCTATGTGGGCCTGGCGAACCGCTGGGGCGCGTTGACGGTGGGGCGGCAATACGACGTCGGCTATGAAGCGCTGGCCGAAGTGGCCGACCCATTCCACGGCGGCACGGCCGGCACGGCGACGAACCTGATCGGCAACGGCACGAAGCGCTCGGACAACTCCATCAAATACCGTTCCAACGTGTTCCGCGGCTTTTCCGCCAGCGCGATCTACAGCTTCGGCGAATCGGCATTCTCCACGTCGCGCAACCGCGCCTACGGCGCCATGATCGGCTACCAGGGCGGCCTGTTCACGCTGCGCGCGGCCCACCAGCGCAAGAACAACTTCCTGCAGGCGGCCGGTGCGACCGCGCCAGTCGACCTCTCGGCGCGCAACTCGATCGTCGCGGCGAACATGCACGTCACGAAAGCGGCCACCGTGTACGCGGCCTATGCCGTGAACAAGGGCGTGGGCAGCTCGCCCTGGGACCAGGACAATCCCTACGGAGCGCTGGTGCTTGCCTCGCCCTCCACGCGCAGCAACGATGCGCTGGCCGGCGTGTCGTACTCGTCCGGCCCCGCCACCTTCATGGTGTCGTACATCCGCAAGGACGACCGCACGTTCGCCGACCAGGACGCCAACCAGGTCGCCGTCGGCGTGACGTATGCGATGTCGAAACGCACCGCGTTTTACGCTGCCTACGCCAAGATCAAGGACGAGAACAACGCGGCTTACCGGGTGGGCAACTTCAGCGAGCAGGGGAAGGGGCGCAGCGCGTTCAACCTGGGGTTGCGACACGCGTTCTAG
- a CDS encoding OmpA family protein: MKLKLSPVVLSIAIALSACGSAPLTTTTLDQARNDYEAAQKNSAVSQYAVREFNEATAALNAANNAAAEREKVEKVDQLAYVAKQKIATAQEVARARKAEVDLKQAAQERDQVRLQARTAEAEAAKRAAEQAQTEAEAAKARAEAATAATQNAQQQAQALAAQLAELQAKQTERGTIITLGDVLFNVDQAVLTSQGQATVQKLATILRENPDRTVLVEGFTDSTGSTAHNLELSQRRAEAVRAALAQAGIERSRVDVRGYGEAYPVAGNATAGDRQLNRRVEIVLSEPGKPVQARR; encoded by the coding sequence ATGAAACTGAAGCTTAGCCCCGTGGTCCTGTCGATCGCCATCGCCCTTTCCGCCTGCGGTTCGGCACCGCTGACCACCACCACGCTGGACCAGGCCCGCAACGACTACGAGGCGGCGCAGAAGAACAGCGCCGTTTCGCAATACGCCGTGCGCGAATTCAATGAAGCGACCGCGGCCCTGAACGCCGCCAACAATGCCGCCGCCGAGCGCGAGAAGGTGGAGAAGGTCGACCAGCTGGCCTATGTGGCCAAGCAGAAGATCGCCACCGCACAGGAGGTGGCGCGTGCCCGCAAGGCCGAAGTGGACCTGAAGCAGGCAGCCCAGGAGCGCGACCAGGTGCGCCTGCAGGCGCGCACCGCCGAAGCCGAAGCGGCCAAGCGCGCCGCCGAACAGGCGCAAACCGAAGCGGAAGCGGCGAAGGCCCGTGCCGAGGCCGCCACCGCCGCCACGCAGAACGCGCAGCAGCAGGCGCAGGCGCTGGCCGCGCAGCTGGCCGAACTGCAGGCCAAGCAAACCGAGCGCGGCACCATCATCACGCTGGGCGACGTGCTGTTCAACGTGGACCAGGCGGTGCTGACCTCGCAAGGGCAGGCCACCGTGCAGAAGCTGGCCACGATCCTGCGTGAGAACCCGGACCGCACCGTGCTGGTGGAAGGCTTCACCGACAGCACCGGCTCCACGGCCCACAACCTCGAACTGTCGCAGCGCCGCGCCGAAGCGGTGCGCGCGGCGCTGGCGCAGGCCGGTATCGAACGTTCGCGCGTCGACGTGCGCGGCTACGGCGAAGCCTATCCGGTGGCCGGCAACGCCACCGCGGGCGATCGCCAGCTGAACCGGCGTGTCGAGATCGTGCTGTCCGAGCCGGGCAAGCCGGTCCAGGCGCGCCGCTGA
- a CDS encoding glycine zipper 2TM domain-containing protein translates to MNHPSTPPTKHNVPALFIVAAVMLILFSGVGIAALMGWLPSSEQAGRPGKLMTPPAEQLATAPVAPPTNATQSSQYAAGAGTINGVPTGAVTTSGASVGGSAGGSGTVAAPVVPEKEERVATPVRDKALQREREREQAHSKATEPKRAATNCAECGIVESVKEGKTRAEGSGVGAAGGAVVGGLLGRQIGDGRGRDLATVAGAVGGAVLGNQVEGNLKGQRKYEVLVRMHDGEMRTFYTDSPVWRGGDQVKVVEGRLQSR, encoded by the coding sequence ATGAATCACCCGAGCACCCCTCCCACCAAGCACAATGTGCCTGCCCTCTTCATCGTCGCCGCCGTGATGCTGATCCTGTTTTCCGGCGTCGGCATTGCCGCCCTGATGGGCTGGCTGCCGTCGTCCGAACAGGCCGGCCGGCCGGGCAAGCTGATGACGCCGCCCGCAGAGCAACTGGCGACGGCGCCCGTCGCCCCGCCGACCAATGCGACCCAGTCGAGCCAGTACGCGGCAGGCGCCGGTACCATCAACGGCGTGCCAACGGGCGCGGTCACCACGTCCGGCGCCTCCGTGGGCGGCAGCGCGGGCGGCTCCGGCACGGTCGCGGCACCAGTGGTGCCGGAAAAGGAAGAGCGCGTCGCCACGCCCGTGCGCGACAAGGCGCTGCAGCGCGAGCGCGAACGCGAGCAGGCGCACAGCAAGGCGACTGAACCCAAGCGGGCCGCGACCAATTGCGCCGAATGCGGCATCGTTGAATCGGTCAAGGAAGGGAAGACACGTGCCGAAGGCAGCGGCGTTGGCGCGGCCGGCGGCGCCGTGGTGGGCGGTCTGCTGGGCCGCCAGATCGGCGACGGCCGCGGCCGCGACCTCGCCACCGTGGCAGGCGCCGTGGGCGGTGCCGTGCTCGGCAACCAGGTCGAAGGCAACCTGAAGGGCCAGCGCAAGTACGAAGTCCTCGTGCGCATGCACGACGGTGAAATGCGCACCTTCTATACCGATTCGCCGGTATGGCGCGGTGGCGACCAGGTCAAGGTCGTCGAAGGGCGGCTGCAATCGCGCTGA
- the cls gene encoding cardiolipin synthase: MKRWNPRRILAVILAGWCLAACASLPAVDPDKTKEAAAAVPVVKSVNGTLPESRAKALLSKRWAKNTLDLKAQAALEEAATGVPLIAGNQARLLFDGPQTMAEMMKAIEGAKNHINFETYIFDQDEMGDRFADLLIAKQKAGVTVNVIYDSVGTLLTPQSFFDRMRAAGIHMIAYNPVNPAKVRGNGWKVNNRDHRKMLIVDGRIGFTGGINISDTYSKSSPFRSKSRPRSEKDVGWRDTHVRIEGPAVQAMQWLFIQHWTGQDADDLRDADYFPTPVIAGDKLMRVLGSEPGGRYEIYKAMLLAIQEAKKSIHITCAYFVPDEQTLQALIGAAKRGVDVRIVLPSVSDSGMVFHAGRAFYDRLLEAGVQIYELKLAVLHAKTMVIDGVWSTVGSANIDRRSFQHNAEVNVIILGGAFGKEMEIAFREDVKNSNQVTLTRWRDRPLLDRMKEFASKVWDYWL; this comes from the coding sequence ATGAAACGCTGGAATCCGCGCCGTATCCTGGCGGTGATCCTTGCCGGATGGTGCCTGGCCGCGTGCGCGTCGCTGCCGGCCGTCGACCCGGACAAGACGAAAGAGGCGGCCGCGGCGGTACCGGTCGTCAAGTCGGTCAACGGCACGCTGCCGGAGAGCCGCGCCAAGGCGCTGCTTTCCAAGCGCTGGGCGAAGAACACGCTGGACCTGAAGGCGCAGGCGGCACTGGAGGAAGCCGCCACGGGCGTGCCGCTCATCGCCGGCAACCAGGCCAGGTTGCTGTTCGACGGCCCGCAAACGATGGCCGAGATGATGAAGGCGATCGAGGGCGCGAAGAACCATATCAACTTCGAGACCTATATCTTCGACCAGGACGAGATGGGCGACAGGTTCGCCGACCTGCTGATCGCCAAGCAGAAGGCCGGCGTGACCGTCAACGTGATCTACGACAGCGTGGGCACCCTGCTGACGCCGCAGTCATTCTTCGACCGCATGCGCGCGGCCGGCATCCACATGATCGCCTACAACCCGGTGAACCCGGCCAAGGTGCGCGGCAACGGCTGGAAGGTGAATAACCGCGACCACCGCAAGATGCTGATCGTGGACGGCCGCATCGGTTTCACGGGCGGCATCAACATCAGCGATACCTACTCGAAGAGCTCGCCGTTCCGTTCGAAGAGCCGGCCGCGCAGCGAGAAGGACGTGGGCTGGCGCGACACCCACGTGCGCATCGAGGGCCCCGCCGTGCAGGCGATGCAGTGGCTGTTCATCCAGCACTGGACCGGCCAGGATGCGGACGACCTGCGCGACGCGGATTACTTCCCCACCCCGGTCATTGCCGGCGACAAGCTGATGCGCGTGCTGGGCAGCGAACCGGGCGGCCGCTACGAGATCTACAAGGCGATGCTGCTGGCGATCCAGGAAGCGAAGAAGTCCATCCACATCACCTGCGCCTATTTCGTGCCGGACGAGCAGACGCTGCAGGCGTTGATCGGCGCCGCGAAGCGGGGCGTGGACGTGCGCATCGTGCTGCCCAGCGTGTCCGACAGCGGCATGGTGTTCCATGCCGGCCGCGCCTTCTACGACCGGCTGCTGGAAGCGGGCGTGCAGATCTACGAGCTGAAACTGGCGGTGCTGCACGCCAAGACGATGGTGATCGACGGCGTGTGGTCCACTGTCGGCTCCGCCAATATCGACCGCCGCAGCTTCCAGCACAACGCCGAGGTCAACGTGATCATCCTCGGCGGCGCGTTCGGCAAGGAGATGGAGATCGCCTTCCGCGAAGACGTGAAGAACTCGAACCAGGTCACGCTTACGCGCTGGCGCGACCGGCCGCTGCTGGACCGGATGAAGGAGTTTGCTTCGAAGGTGTGGGATTATTGGCTGTAG
- a CDS encoding glycine zipper 2TM domain-containing protein, with translation MMNIKQIAMRATIVASVMGLTACANMSAQDRNTAIGAGVGAVAGSALSGGSALGTVGGAAVGGVIGNQVSKPTR, from the coding sequence ATCATGAACATCAAGCAGATCGCAATGCGCGCCACCATCGTCGCGTCGGTAATGGGCCTGACGGCTTGCGCGAACATGTCGGCGCAAGACCGTAACACCGCCATCGGCGCGGGTGTGGGCGCCGTGGCCGGTTCCGCCCTGTCCGGCGGGTCCGCGCTGGGCACCGTGGGCGGCGCCGCCGTCGGCGGCGTGATCGGCAACCAGGTCAGCAAGCCCACTCGCTGA
- a CDS encoding ferritin-like domain-containing protein, which produces MSDTTPTQASGIDTAAIRAAAQNLSDGPVTAGYKGDREAVLKMLNDALATELVCINRYKRHYYTVSGKNNSAVKAEFLEHAQEEEKHADWLAERIVQLNGTPDYNPATLHERSHAEYDDSLEVQSMVRADLIAERVAIEAYRQMIEKIGDTDPVTTQLLVRIMAEEEEHADDMRDLLE; this is translated from the coding sequence ATGTCAGATACGACACCCACCCAGGCCAGCGGTATCGATACCGCGGCCATCCGCGCCGCGGCACAGAACCTGTCCGACGGTCCGGTCACGGCAGGCTACAAGGGCGACCGCGAAGCCGTGCTGAAGATGCTGAACGACGCGCTCGCTACCGAGCTCGTCTGCATCAACCGCTACAAGCGGCATTACTACACCGTCAGCGGCAAGAACAATTCGGCGGTCAAGGCCGAATTCCTGGAACACGCCCAGGAAGAAGAAAAGCATGCCGACTGGCTGGCCGAGCGCATCGTGCAGCTGAACGGCACGCCCGACTACAACCCGGCCACGCTGCACGAACGCAGCCATGCGGAATACGACGACTCGCTGGAGGTGCAATCGATGGTGCGCGCCGACCTTATCGCCGAGCGCGTCGCGATCGAAGCCTACCGGCAGATGATCGAAAAGATCGGGGATACCGACCCGGTAACCACGCAGCTGCTCGTCAGGATCATGGCCGAGGAAGAGGAGCACGCGGACGATATGCGCGATTTGCTCGAATGA
- a CDS encoding DUF883 family protein, with amino-acid sequence MLENNISTVNNDVKTLVKDAQALFTAATALTGEKAEELRGRGMRALDSALARAQDAQVKAVETGKQVAATTDVYVKENPWRSIAVAAGVGLLVGVILGRK; translated from the coding sequence ATGCTGGAAAATAACATCAGTACCGTCAACAACGACGTGAAAACCCTGGTCAAAGACGCGCAAGCCCTGTTCACGGCCGCCACCGCCCTGACTGGCGAGAAGGCGGAAGAGCTGCGCGGCCGCGGCATGCGCGCATTGGACTCGGCGCTGGCACGTGCCCAGGACGCACAGGTCAAGGCCGTGGAAACGGGCAAGCAGGTTGCCGCGACCACCGACGTGTACGTGAAGGAAAACCCGTGGCGCTCGATCGCCGTGGCAGCCGGTGTCGGCCTGCTGGTCGGCGTGATCCTGGGCCGCAAATAA